TGGTGTCCGTCGAGCCGCCGGAGCCGCACCGGCACCGCCGCCGCGTGCTCGGGCGCCGCCGGCTGGCGCGGCTGGTGCAGCTCGCGCGGCGGACCGAGCGGGCGCTCGGCGCGCCGCAGGACATGGAGTTCGGCTTCGACGGCGAGGACCGGCTGTGGCTGTTCCAGGCCCGGCCCATCACCGCGATGGCCGTCCGGGCGCCGCGCGGCGCGCGGCTGCTGGGGCCGGGCCCGGTGACCGAGACGTTCCCCGACGTCCTCCAGCCGCTGGAGGAGGACCTGTGGGTGAAGCCGATGGCGCACGGGCTGACCCTGGCACTGGACATCGCCGGCGGCGCGCCGCGCCGCACGCTGCGCGCGTTCTCCCCGGTGACGACGGTCGACGGGCGGGCCGCCGCCGATCTGCGGATGCTGGGCGCGATCCCGTCAGCCCATCCGGTGCTCGACTTCATCAACCCCGTCCCCGGCGCCCGCCGCGCCTCGGCCGCGTGGCGGGTCGGGCGGCTGCGCACGGCGCTGCCGATGCTCGCGCTCGATCTGATGGCCGACGTGGACCGGGAGCTGGCCGGGCTGCCGGTGCCGGGGGCGATGCTGAGCGGACAGCTGCTGACGGCGCTGGCCTGGGGGCGTTCGGTGCTGTCCGCGCTGCACGCCCAGGAGTCGCTGGCCGGGGCGCTGCTCGGCCCCGGCCCGGGGGCCTCGGCCGCCGGGGAGGCGCTCGCCCTGCTGGCCGAGGTCCGAGCGCTCGCGGGCGACGGCGGGCCCGGCGACGCGGAGCTGATCGCCCGGCATCCCGTGCTGCTCGCGCTGCTGCCGCCCTCGCTGACCGGGACGCCCCGGCTGCCGGAGCGCACCGGTTGGACCGGCGCGCCGCGCGGGGTCGGGGCGCTGCCGACGCGGGAGGGCCTGCGGCTGCGCGTCCGGTGGGTGCAGGAGATGCAGGCGCGGCTGGTGCGGGAGTTCGCGGCGCGGCTGACGGTGGCCGGGCGGCCGGACGCGCTCGCCCGGCTGTCCGTGCTGCGCTGGGAGGAGCTGACGGCGGCGCTGGACGACGGCGGACTGCCGCCCGATCCGCCGCCGGGCCGGGAGCCGCGCCCGCCCGCGCCGGAGCTGCCCGCCGTCTTCCGGCTCGGGGCGGACGGCCGGCCGGTGCCCGAGCGGCTCGGGCGCGGCGCGCCGGACGGCGGGGGGCAGGCGGCGGGCGGCGGCCTCGGCACCGGGACGGCGTGGCACGGCACGGGCGAACGCCCGCCCGGCGCGGTGCTGGTGGTGCGATCCCTCGATCCGGCGCTCGCGCCCGAACTCCCCGGCCTGGCGGGCCTGGTGGCCGAGACCGGCAACGTGCTGTCGCATCTGGCGGTGCTGGCCCGCGAATACCGGGTGCCGACCGTGGTGGGCGTGGCGGGCGCGCTGGAACGTTTCCCGGCCGGCGCCGAGGTCTCGGTCGACGGCACCACGGGCGCGGTGACCTGACGCCATGCGGCCCGCGACCTACCTCGGCTATCTCCTCGGCGGGCTGTCGGCCGGGGGCGCGGCGCTGTACATGGTCGTCTACCTCTACCGGTGGGAGTGGCAGCGGGCACTGATGTGCGGGGTGCTGCTGCTGGTGCTGGAAATGCTGCTGATCGCGTCGGTGCTGCTGGGCCGGATGGGACAGCTGAACCGACGGATGACCGACGCCGACGCGCGGACCGAGGCGGTACTGCGGCGGCTGGAGCAGTCCCGGGAGCCGGACCCGGCCGGGCACCGTTTCCGCTGGCTGGAGGGGAACGGCCCGGCGGGGGGCGGCCCGGCCGGGGGCGGCGGGCGGACGTTCGTCTTCGTGCCGGTGCTGATGGCGGCGGGCGCGGCGCTGGCCGGGGTGGCGCTGCTGGTGCAGAAGCTCGCCGGCGTGACGGCCAGGCCCGGCGCGGAACGGCGGCTGGCGGGCCGACTGGCGAGCCTGGCCGCCCCGCCGGACGGGGTGCGCGGGAACGGGCCCTCGACGCTCGGCGAGCGCCCGCCGGTGCCGCCCGCCAGACCCCGGCGGGTCGTGGTGGTGGCCGCGCTGCTGGCGGGCACGACGGTGGGCGCGGCGCTGCTGGTGGACGTGCTGTCGGACGCCACACAGACGCGCCGCTCCGACACGCCGGACGCGGCGGCCAGCACGGTGGTGTTCCGGGTCGAGCTACGGGATAGGGACAGCGGCTCCGGCGCCGCCCGGGACCAGGCGGCCCGCGCGCTGTGGGAGGGCTGCCGCCGCTCCACGTCCGTGCTGCGCGAGCACGCGCCGCTGGCGGACCTGGACTCCGGCGTCTTCGTGGGCGTGCTGCGGCCCGCGCTCAGCGAGCACGACCTCCATCGGCTGCGCGGCTGTCTGAGCGACGCCCGGGCGGACCGGGTGCGGGCCGAGGTGCTGGGCGACGGCCAGGCGGGCTGAGCGGGCCGCGGGGACAGGCGGGCCGGAGGACGGGTGGACCGCGGAGGGCCGGAGGGCCGGAGGTCGATCATGTGATGACCAGTTGGATTGGACACATCACTCGATGTCGTGCTGAGGTGCCGGGTTAACGTGTCTATTCGTCCCCGATGTCCCCGGTGGTGATCTTGTGCCCGTTCTGTCCGCTCCACCCGCCCCGACCCCGGTGCTGGCCCCCGCTCCTCCCGAGCGCCCGCGGCTGACCCCCCGGCTCGTGGCCCGCCGGGCGGGCAAGGCCGTGGCCATCTGCGCCATCGGCTACGTCGCCCTGTGGCTCCTCGCCGTGCTCGGCACGCTCGGCGTGTCGTTCCTGGCCAAGCAGCAGTACTCGTCCGGCGAGCGCGTCGCCGGGATCAACCACTTCCTCCAGGTGGACGACAGGCTGTGGCGCGGCTCGGCCCCGGGCCCCGACGGATACGAGGAGCTGGCCGACCGCGGCGTCGCCACCGTGATCGACCTGCGGGCGGAGGACCTGTCCGAGCGGCAGCTCGCGCTGCCGGGGGAGGCGGGTCTCGATGTGGTCCGGATGCCGATCCGGGACGGGCAGACGCCGACTTCGGAGGAGGTCGCTCTGTTCACGGCGACGGTCGAGTCCTCGCCGGGGCCGGTCTTCGTGCACTGCGGCGCGGGTGTCGGCCGCACCGGCTCGATCACCGCCGCGTACCTGGTCCGGACGGACCAGGCGGACTCGGGCGAGGCGGCGCTACGGACGCTGGCCGTGGGCCCGCCGTCGCTGGAGCAGGTGTATTACGTCCTGACGGCGGACCCGGAGGAAGCGAACCAGCCGCCGTCGGCCGTGCGGGCCGTCAGCCGCCTGATGGACGCCCCGCGCCGGATCAACGCCTCGCTGTCGCTCTTCTGACCCCGACCCGGGGACGGCGCGCGCGGCGGCGTGGGGTCACTCCACGACGAGGGTGACCAGCACGTTCCCCCGGATCGCCATGGCATACGAGCACGCCCGGCGGGCCCACTCGACGAACCGGCGACCAGGCTCGTGCGCCAGGAGCACGCCGCCAACGACGAGCGCTCCCTCACCGTCCACCTCACGCACGCGGGCGCCGCGCCGCGCGCGGGGCCGAGACCGTCCCGCTCCGCATCGCGGAGGCCACCGGGCTGACACTGGCGGGGGTCACCGATCCGCGCGACCGGCTCACCCGGCTGCCCGGACCCTGGACGCGGCGGCGCGCTGACGTCACCGCACCGGCTCTCCAGCGCGCCCGCGCGGGCGACGAACCCTGAGGCATGCCCGCGCACTTTCACGCCTACCACTGGCAGGGCGAACGCCGCCTGTTCGACCAGGAGGCCGACCGCAGGCCCGGGGCGCCGCCCTCCCCCGGCTTCCTCACCAACCCGTGCACGCCGCTCCGGATCTGCCACTGGCTGCTCCGCCCCGCCTCCGCGGTCACCCGGACCTGCGCCGACGCGGCGGAGGCGGCGGACTGGTTCCGCCGCGAGACGGAGCGGGCCTCCCCCGCGTTCGCCGTCGACCACGACCGGGAGACGGCGGCCCGCAGGATCAGCTCCGCCGCCGACACCCTGGCCCGGGGCCGGGACGTCCACGCCGCCTGGTACCTGCGCGGCACCGGCTTCCTGACCCTGGACACGATCGGCTGCTCCCCCAATCACACCGACCCCGCGCTCCCCTGCCCACTGCGCCGCCCCAGCCCCCTTCACCCCTGACCGGGGCGGCGGACGCGAGCCCCGGCGGAGCTCCCGGCGGGGCTCCGGCCGGGTCCGTGCCGAGGAGGTCGCGGATCGCGGGGACGGCCAGGAGGGAGCCGCTGGTCGCGACGGAGACCACGGCGCCGGTCAGCAGGATCTCGTGGGCGCCGAACGCCGCCGAGGCGGGCCCGGCCAGTCCCTGGCCGATCGGCATCATCGAGACGGAGCCGGCCATCTCGTAGGCGTGGATGCGGTTGAGGACCGGGCCCGGGACCCCGGTCTGGACGCTCGTGGCCCACATCACGCTCCAGAACGCCAGCGCCGCGCCCGCGACCACACAGCCCGCCATGATCATTCCCACCGGGAGCCCGCCGCCGATCGCGGCCGGATGGAGGCAGAAGCCGAACAGGGCCACCGCCCCCGCGCGCAGCGGGCGGCGGGGGCGCAAGCGCATCGCCAGCAGGCCGCCGGTGGCCATGCCGACGCCGAGCGCCGAGCTGACGGCGCCGTACGCCCGCTCGCCGTGCGCGGTGATGATCTCGGTCGCGGCCAGCGGGACCGCCGGGCCCCAGACCGCCAGCACGAACACCATCCAGATCGCGATCCCGCCCCACAGCCAGGGACGGCCCCGCACCTCCCGCCACCCCTCGGCCAGCTCCGCCCGGAACGTGCCCGGTGCGGCACCGGCACCGGCACCGGCATCACCATCGGCGCCGCCGCCATCGCCATCGGCGCCGCTGCCATCGCCATCGGCGCCGCCGCCATCGCCATCGGCACCGTGCGCGGGCGGCAGCCGCAGCAGGAGCAGGCACACCGCGCTCACCAGATACGTCGCGGCGTGCGCGGCGAAGACCGTCCAGACGGCGGCCAGCCCGACCAGGACGCCCGCCACGGCCGGGGCCAGGATCGCCATGCAGGACTCGGCCGTCCGGATGGCGCCGTTGGCGCCCCGCACGTCGCGCGCCACGCGCGGCACGGTGCTCACCACGCCCGGCTGGAACATGCCCGCGCACGCCCCGTTGACCGCGCTGACCGCGCACACCTGCCAGAGCACCACATGGCCGGTGAGGAACAGCGCGGCGGCCACCGACTCCAGGCCCACCCGGGCGAGGTCGGCGCCGATCATCAGCGTCCTGGCGTCGAACCGGTCCGCGATGACCCCACCGAGAAGCACGGACCCGGCGAAGCAGGCCGTGAACGACGCCAGCGACGCGCCGACGGCCGCCACTCCGCCACCGTGCCGGATCAGGCCCGCCGCCAGCGCGACGGGGAGCATCATGTCGCCGAACTTGGCGACTGTCCTGGCCGTGAAGAAGAGCCCGAAGTCCCGCGACCACAGCCCCGGCGGGGCGACCCGCACGCCCCTGGCGGCGGCGTCACGGGACCGCTGCGGCAGGGCCGACGACGTCACCCCTCCACTATCACCCGGTCCGGTGACGCCCGCCCGCCAGGACCGCGCGAGCCCCTGCCGCCCCTGCCGCCCCTGTCACCTCCGCCGCCCCTGGTGCCCCTACTGCCCTTCCAGCTCCTGAAGCCACAGGTGAACGACCCGCGCGGTGGTCTCGGCGTGCTCGTTCATCATCGTCTGGTGGTTGCCCGTCGCGTCCAATGTCTCGTGCTCTATTTCCCACGCGGTCGTCCAGCGCCGGCCCGCGCCGGCCGCCTCCTCGGCGGACGCCTGCTGCGGCATCCGTTCGGTGGCCCGGACGAGCGCGACCGGCACGTCGACGGCCACGGGCTGCCAGCCCTCGAACAGCTCCAGATACGCGCCCTGCGCCGTCACCTGGGCCTCGGTCATCAGCGCGAACGCCTGGTCGTTGACCGCGATACCGCGCAGCTGGCCCTGGATCTGCTCCTCGGGGATCTCGTCCTTCGGGAACCAGGTGTCCAGCAGCACGACCCCCTCCGGCGCCAGGCCGCGCGCCTCCAGCCGGGCCGCGATGGCGTGCGCCAGCCAGCCGCCCGACG
Above is a window of Streptomyces sp. NBC_01803 DNA encoding:
- a CDS encoding PEP/pyruvate-binding domain-containing protein produces the protein MDRLLLYPLPFENADAVAAFLERHDGQFARRHLPHPDATSGGGGTRGREPWAYEGGAYAVGIASGLDTDRLGVVPLDGERARDPTLAGGKAANLARVRAAGLPVLPGFVIIRAPGGDGGEAALRRAWRELAADGRPLAVRSSSAVEDAADSSMAGRFASVLDVRGWADFTAAVRTVLDSAADEDMSVLVQPMARAVVGGVMFGADPVSGRRDRMLVSAVRGGPDRLVDGSAQGVRYRLTRLGRLVSVEPPEPHRHRRRVLGRRRLARLVQLARRTERALGAPQDMEFGFDGEDRLWLFQARPITAMAVRAPRGARLLGPGPVTETFPDVLQPLEEDLWVKPMAHGLTLALDIAGGAPRRTLRAFSPVTTVDGRAAADLRMLGAIPSAHPVLDFINPVPGARRASAAWRVGRLRTALPMLALDLMADVDRELAGLPVPGAMLSGQLLTALAWGRSVLSALHAQESLAGALLGPGPGASAAGEALALLAEVRALAGDGGPGDAELIARHPVLLALLPPSLTGTPRLPERTGWTGAPRGVGALPTREGLRLRVRWVQEMQARLVREFAARLTVAGRPDALARLSVLRWEELTAALDDGGLPPDPPPGREPRPPAPELPAVFRLGADGRPVPERLGRGAPDGGGQAAGGGLGTGTAWHGTGERPPGAVLVVRSLDPALAPELPGLAGLVAETGNVLSHLAVLAREYRVPTVVGVAGALERFPAGAEVSVDGTTGAVT
- a CDS encoding phosphatase domain-containing putative toxin, whose translation is MPVLSAPPAPTPVLAPAPPERPRLTPRLVARRAGKAVAICAIGYVALWLLAVLGTLGVSFLAKQQYSSGERVAGINHFLQVDDRLWRGSAPGPDGYEELADRGVATVIDLRAEDLSERQLALPGEAGLDVVRMPIRDGQTPTSEEVALFTATVESSPGPVFVHCGAGVGRTGSITAAYLVRTDQADSGEAALRTLAVGPPSLEQVYYVLTADPEEANQPPSAVRAVSRLMDAPRRINASLSLF
- a CDS encoding MFS transporter yields the protein MTSSALPQRSRDAAARGVRVAPPGLWSRDFGLFFTARTVAKFGDMMLPVALAAGLIRHGGGVAAVGASLASFTACFAGSVLLGGVIADRFDARTLMIGADLARVGLESVAAALFLTGHVVLWQVCAVSAVNGACAGMFQPGVVSTVPRVARDVRGANGAIRTAESCMAILAPAVAGVLVGLAAVWTVFAAHAATYLVSAVCLLLLRLPPAHGADGDGGGADGDGSGADGDGGGADGDAGAGAGAAPGTFRAELAEGWREVRGRPWLWGGIAIWMVFVLAVWGPAVPLAATEIITAHGERAYGAVSSALGVGMATGGLLAMRLRPRRPLRAGAVALFGFCLHPAAIGGGLPVGMIMAGCVVAGAALAFWSVMWATSVQTGVPGPVLNRIHAYEMAGSVSMMPIGQGLAGPASAAFGAHEILLTGAVVSVATSGSLLAVPAIRDLLGTDPAGAPPGAPPGLASAAPVRGEGGWGGAVGRGARGRCDWGSSRSCPGSGSRCRAGTRRRGRPGPGPGCRRRS